Proteins co-encoded in one Leptospira inadai serovar Lyme str. 10 genomic window:
- a CDS encoding TIGR04372 family glycosyltransferase, with protein sequence MLAKLINKTRKILFFIILVPPVIVIRALRPFIKIYFMGIGSNRMGHFIFDAEYMLAEKELYPQSYQGIILYYYHKIVANSQWDKMVRRHFKIYDISRHLAWANGKIPFGRFHYKPSVAERFATADGNGVLEKTKPHIAFTEDEDAKGRDFLRSLGMKESDRYICFNIRDEAYMKIHYGSVSQFNENIPEYHWCRNSDIALYYKTMQALIDKGYWVIRMGKETEKEIGIKSQKIIDYPKSNFKSDFLDMWLGAHCHFMVTTGSGIDTLCHAYRKPEVCVSLIPISIVAYMHCGSINIFKHLKFKNGRRLTFAEISATGAWEFGNSKVFFDHGMEWEDNTPQEIYDAVFEMVARLDGAWVDKKEDEILHEKIWQILLKSPSYSRFYKVPKHRIGTQYLRDHRELLNA encoded by the coding sequence ATGCTCGCAAAGTTAATTAATAAAACTAGGAAAATTCTTTTTTTTATCATTCTAGTCCCGCCGGTTATAGTCATTCGAGCTTTAAGACCTTTCATCAAAATATACTTTATGGGAATAGGCTCCAATCGAATGGGCCACTTCATTTTCGACGCCGAATATATGTTAGCGGAAAAGGAACTTTACCCGCAATCATACCAAGGCATAATACTGTATTACTATCATAAGATAGTCGCCAATTCCCAATGGGATAAAATGGTAAGGCGGCATTTTAAAATTTATGATATAAGCAGGCATTTAGCTTGGGCGAACGGCAAAATTCCTTTCGGCAGATTCCATTATAAACCTTCCGTTGCAGAGAGGTTTGCGACAGCGGACGGAAACGGCGTTTTAGAAAAGACGAAGCCGCATATCGCTTTTACGGAGGATGAGGATGCTAAAGGTCGGGACTTTTTAAGATCTTTGGGGATGAAGGAATCGGATCGATATATTTGCTTCAACATTCGAGATGAAGCATATATGAAGATTCATTACGGCAGCGTATCGCAATTTAACGAAAATATACCCGAGTATCATTGGTGCAGGAATTCCGACATCGCACTATATTATAAAACGATGCAGGCTTTGATTGATAAAGGCTATTGGGTTATCAGAATGGGCAAGGAGACTGAAAAAGAGATAGGAATCAAGAGTCAAAAAATTATCGATTATCCTAAGTCAAATTTTAAAAGCGATTTTTTAGACATGTGGTTAGGAGCTCATTGTCACTTCATGGTTACCACCGGTTCGGGAATCGATACTCTCTGCCATGCATATCGAAAGCCCGAAGTATGCGTATCTTTAATCCCGATTTCCATAGTCGCATACATGCATTGCGGCAGCATCAATATCTTCAAACATCTTAAATTCAAGAATGGAAGGAGATTGACCTTCGCCGAAATTTCCGCAACGGGCGCCTGGGAATTCGGGAATTCAAAGGTGTTTTTCGATCATGGCATGGAATGGGAAGACAATACTCCGCAAGAAATTTATGATGCGGTATTCGAAATGGTCGCGCGATTGGACGGTGCTTGGGTCGATAAGAAAGAAGACGAAATTTTGCATGAGAAGATTTGGCAAATTCTATTAAAATCGCCTTCTTATTCACGGTTTTATAAAGTTCCGAAGCATCGTATCGGAACTCAATATCTGAGAGATCATAGAGAATTATTAAACGCATGA
- the pseI gene encoding pseudaminic acid synthase: MIRIGNHTISKSSSPFIIAEMSGNHNQSIERAYEIIDAAAAAGAHALKIQTYTSDTMTIDKSDGEFFISDPKSLWKGSSLYDLYKVAYTPWEWHKPIMDRCREKGILCFSSPFDFTAVDFLEKLEAPAYKIASFENIDIPLIKKVASTGKPIIISTGMASVSEIHDAVQAVRAEGNDQLILLKCTSTYPATPENTNILSIPHMRELFNCEIGLSDHTMGLGVSVASVALGATVIEKHFTLRRADGGVDSTFSMEPDEMKALVVETERAWQALGKVSYGPTEAEKNSLVFRRSLYIVEDMNAGDILTKNNLRSIRPGFGLPPKYIELILGKKVNRKVSRGTALHWDMLG; the protein is encoded by the coding sequence ATGATAAGAATAGGAAATCATACGATATCTAAATCGTCCTCCCCGTTCATCATTGCCGAGATGTCAGGCAATCATAATCAATCCATAGAGAGGGCGTACGAAATCATCGATGCCGCCGCTGCCGCAGGAGCTCACGCTTTAAAAATCCAAACGTATACATCCGATACGATGACCATCGATAAATCAGATGGAGAGTTTTTTATTTCCGACCCGAAGAGTCTCTGGAAAGGATCTTCTTTATACGATTTATATAAAGTTGCTTACACTCCTTGGGAATGGCATAAGCCGATTATGGATCGGTGTAGAGAAAAGGGAATTCTTTGTTTCAGTTCGCCTTTCGATTTTACGGCTGTGGACTTTTTGGAGAAATTGGAGGCCCCGGCGTATAAAATCGCCTCTTTCGAGAATATCGATATTCCTTTAATTAAGAAAGTAGCAAGTACAGGTAAGCCTATCATTATTTCCACGGGAATGGCTTCCGTATCCGAAATACACGATGCGGTTCAGGCGGTCCGCGCCGAAGGAAACGATCAACTGATCCTATTGAAGTGCACGAGCACATATCCCGCGACCCCGGAAAATACGAACATATTATCTATTCCTCATATGAGGGAGCTCTTTAATTGTGAGATAGGATTATCCGATCATACTATGGGGCTCGGCGTGTCCGTCGCGTCTGTAGCTCTCGGCGCCACCGTAATAGAGAAACATTTCACACTAAGGCGTGCGGATGGCGGAGTGGATTCCACTTTTTCCATGGAACCGGATGAGATGAAAGCGCTCGTAGTAGAGACGGAGCGAGCCTGGCAGGCTTTGGGTAAAGTAAGTTACGGGCCTACCGAAGCGGAAAAGAATTCACTGGTTTTCCGTCGCTCGCTCTATATCGTCGAAGACATGAACGCGGGAGATATTCTTACGAAGAATAATTTAAGAAGTATTCGCCCCGGGTTCGGTCTGCCTCCGAAATACATCGAGTTAATTCTGGGGAAGAAAGTGAATCGGAAAGTTTCCAGAGGTACTGCCTTACATTGGGATATGTTAGGGTAA
- a CDS encoding formyltransferase family protein, with product MSKPKIIILTSRKWNEWIANDSEIRNISEPKLIASIEEFKLEALVEFEPEFIFVPHWSFVIPGAIFSKFRTVIFHMTDLPYGRGGSPLQNLIQRGQAKTKISAIECGEGLDTGAVYCKQDLDLYGSAEEIFLRASKVIRSMIVKILVERMEPIPQRGEVTEFKRRKPDESDLTGKKWENGTELYDFIRMLDAPGYPKAFIDLGEFRIELSEVFIKQEGLKGTFEIRKKIL from the coding sequence TTGTCTAAGCCGAAGATCATCATTCTTACTTCAAGAAAATGGAATGAATGGATTGCGAATGACTCGGAAATACGAAATATCTCCGAACCGAAGTTAATCGCATCCATCGAGGAATTTAAGTTGGAAGCCCTCGTGGAATTCGAACCCGAATTCATTTTTGTTCCCCATTGGTCTTTTGTGATTCCCGGAGCGATATTTTCTAAGTTTAGGACCGTCATCTTTCATATGACGGATCTTCCTTACGGGCGAGGCGGAAGCCCTTTGCAGAATCTGATCCAACGCGGCCAGGCCAAAACTAAGATATCGGCCATCGAATGCGGAGAAGGTTTGGATACGGGAGCGGTTTACTGTAAGCAGGATCTGGATCTTTACGGATCCGCGGAGGAAATCTTTTTACGCGCCTCTAAAGTGATTCGTTCGATGATCGTAAAAATTCTCGTAGAAAGGATGGAGCCAATTCCGCAGCGGGGAGAGGTGACCGAGTTTAAACGAAGAAAGCCGGATGAAAGCGATCTTACCGGCAAGAAATGGGAGAACGGAACGGAACTTTATGATTTTATCAGAATGTTAGACGCACCCGGCTATCCCAAAGCTTTTATCGATCTCGGGGAATTCAGGATAGAGCTCTCGGAAGTTTTTATAAAACAGGAAGGACTGAAAGGGACCTTTGAAATCAGGAAAAAAATCTTATGA
- a CDS encoding PIG-L deacetylase family protein — protein MKNKIILTVAAHPDDEILGCGGAMARFAEEGHEIHILILAEGLTSRDLKRDRDAKIGELSELSRCASNAGKILGVKSVELLDLPDNRMDSMDRLDIIKIVEKKIEDVRPGVIFTHFYNDLNVDHRLANEAVVTACRAFPGQTVKELYFFEVQSSTEWQIRNSAGNFTPNYFVSLSERQLQKKLSALAEYRSEMREFPHARSLEAVEALAKWRGASIGFPSAESFVLGRKIV, from the coding sequence ATGAAAAATAAAATCATTCTGACTGTGGCTGCACACCCTGATGACGAAATTTTGGGTTGCGGCGGAGCAATGGCTAGGTTCGCGGAAGAAGGTCATGAAATTCATATCTTGATCTTAGCCGAGGGATTGACGAGCAGAGATTTAAAAAGGGATCGCGATGCTAAAATCGGCGAGCTGAGCGAGCTAAGTCGATGCGCATCGAATGCAGGGAAGATCCTGGGAGTTAAATCGGTCGAGCTTCTTGATCTGCCCGACAATCGTATGGACTCCATGGACCGACTGGATATCATTAAAATCGTGGAAAAGAAGATCGAGGATGTAAGGCCTGGCGTGATCTTCACTCATTTTTATAACGACTTAAATGTGGACCATCGACTCGCGAACGAAGCGGTAGTGACTGCATGCCGAGCTTTTCCGGGGCAAACGGTAAAGGAATTATATTTTTTTGAAGTGCAATCCAGTACTGAATGGCAGATCCGCAATTCTGCCGGGAATTTTACGCCGAACTATTTCGTTTCGCTTTCCGAAAGACAATTGCAAAAAAAATTAAGCGCACTTGCAGAATATCGCTCGGAGATGCGGGAATTCCCTCACGCTAGATCGCTGGAGGCCGTGGAAGCTTTGGCGAAATGGAGAGGAGCTTCGATAGGATTTCCCTCGGCTGAAAGTTTCGTCTTAGGAAGAAAAATTGTCTAA
- a CDS encoding GNAT family N-acetyltransferase, translating into MLNLRRATEKDLLLLYDWANDSEVRKAAFNSRTIGMEDHSSWFLRKLTRSDSDIYIMEFENIPVGQIRFDEREERNSYLIDYSIDLKYRGKGFGSKIIELGMKAQMDKFRKDLEFIALVKNQNISSRKCFDKIGFRQDDRTEEFITYKYAGRYEK; encoded by the coding sequence ATGTTGAATTTAAGAAGAGCGACGGAGAAAGATCTACTTCTCTTATATGATTGGGCGAACGATTCGGAAGTCAGAAAAGCCGCGTTTAATTCCCGAACTATAGGTATGGAGGACCATTCGTCTTGGTTTCTTCGAAAGTTAACCCGATCGGATTCCGACATTTACATAATGGAATTCGAAAATATTCCGGTGGGACAGATCCGTTTTGACGAGCGGGAAGAACGGAATTCTTATTTGATCGATTACTCCATAGATTTAAAATATCGCGGAAAAGGTTTCGGATCGAAAATTATAGAGCTGGGGATGAAAGCTCAGATGGATAAATTCCGGAAAGATTTGGAATTCATAGCCTTAGTGAAAAATCAGAATATCTCTTCCCGAAAATGTTTCGATAAGATCGGTTTTCGACAAGATGATCGAACGGAAGAATTCATAACCTATAAGTACGCCGGACGGTATGAAAAATAA
- a CDS encoding UDP-2,4-diacetamido-2,4,6-trideoxy-beta-L-altropyranose hydrolase: MSDRFPVSIVVLDWKNREQRTAFLEGKNVDAIFVDSYLADEIVYEELQAWTKNLICIDDTNRIRYPIGSTILNPGYGGIHLEYDASKNRIATGGEYVLLRHPFREKISFPSTKENVESVLITVGGEDRWNLVPRILEIINADFPKWKKKILLGPAFLNLDEIKKKSDENTVLHSGLSAQEIRELMLSVDFAITAGGQTTYELLKCRVPMIIIETAENQRENIRGLSTEIPGLAHIDKDLISLRTESKRIVSYSFRNDLRERMRKTCLAGNEKIRSLLLC, translated from the coding sequence TTGAGCGATAGGTTTCCGGTTTCGATCGTCGTCTTAGATTGGAAGAACAGGGAACAGCGAACCGCCTTTTTGGAAGGAAAGAATGTAGACGCGATCTTTGTAGATTCTTATCTCGCAGACGAGATCGTTTATGAAGAATTGCAAGCCTGGACTAAGAATCTGATTTGCATAGACGACACGAATCGGATCCGATATCCGATCGGTTCTACGATTCTGAATCCCGGCTATGGCGGGATTCACTTAGAATACGACGCTTCTAAAAACCGTATTGCAACCGGTGGAGAATATGTTCTTCTGCGGCACCCTTTCCGGGAGAAAATTTCTTTTCCCAGTACTAAGGAAAATGTAGAATCAGTTCTTATTACTGTCGGCGGAGAAGACCGCTGGAATTTGGTTCCGAGAATTTTGGAAATAATAAACGCCGATTTTCCGAAATGGAAAAAGAAAATTCTTTTGGGACCGGCGTTTTTAAATCTAGACGAAATCAAAAAAAAGAGCGATGAAAATACCGTACTTCACTCCGGCTTAAGTGCGCAGGAAATTCGGGAATTGATGCTAAGTGTCGATTTTGCAATCACAGCCGGAGGTCAAACGACTTACGAATTGCTAAAATGTAGGGTGCCGATGATCATTATCGAAACTGCGGAGAATCAACGGGAAAATATAAGAGGGTTGTCGACTGAAATTCCGGGGCTTGCACATATCGATAAAGATTTGATCTCATTAAGGACCGAATCGAAGCGGATCGTTAGTTATTCTTTTCGAAATGATTTACGGGAACGGATGCGTAAAACCTGTTTGGCTGGAAATGAAAAGATACGCTCTTTACTCTTATGTTGA
- the pseF gene encoding pseudaminic acid cytidylyltransferase: MANVAIITARGGSKRIPKKNIKEFHGRPIISYPIEAAKKSGLFEDVIVSTDDEEIADVSKKFGASIPFSRSAKNSDDYAGTTDVLLEVLSHPKIAERRFRYACCIYPTASMLDTEQLTKAWSLLNSGDLDTVFPIVKYGYPIQRSLRMDSNSLITMNFPENLNKRSQDLTPSYHDAGQFYFFNVERFLSSQKLWTERSAGLLLKEMEVQDIDTIEDWEIAEFKYGLKKRFG, translated from the coding sequence ATGGCGAACGTAGCAATCATAACCGCGAGAGGAGGGTCGAAACGCATTCCGAAGAAGAACATAAAGGAGTTCCACGGAAGACCGATCATTTCTTACCCGATCGAGGCCGCTAAAAAAAGCGGCTTATTTGAGGATGTAATTGTTTCCACAGATGACGAGGAAATCGCCGATGTTTCTAAAAAATTTGGAGCATCGATTCCGTTTTCGAGAAGCGCGAAGAATTCGGACGATTACGCGGGGACGACCGACGTTTTGTTGGAAGTTTTAAGTCATCCTAAAATTGCTGAGCGGCGCTTTCGATATGCATGCTGCATCTATCCTACGGCATCAATGTTGGATACCGAACAATTGACCAAGGCTTGGAGCTTATTGAACAGCGGCGATTTGGATACCGTTTTTCCTATCGTAAAATACGGATATCCGATCCAAAGATCGCTACGAATGGATTCTAATTCTTTGATTACGATGAATTTTCCCGAAAATTTAAACAAGCGTTCACAGGATCTGACTCCTTCGTATCATGATGCGGGACAATTCTATTTCTTTAATGTAGAGCGTTTTCTCTCTAGTCAAAAACTTTGGACCGAAAGAAGCGCCGGCCTCCTGCTGAAAGAAATGGAGGTCCAGGACATCGATACGATCGAGGATTGGGAAATCGCCGAATTCAAGTACGGATTGAAGAAAAGGTTCGGATAG
- the pseC gene encoding UDP-4-amino-4,6-dideoxy-N-acetyl-beta-L-altrosamine transaminase — MIIPYGKQNISQDDIDSVVAVLKSDFLTQGPMVPKFEQGVSSICAAKHALAVNSATSALHLACLALGVSAGDRVWTSPITFVASANCALYCGASVDFVDIDPLTYNMSADKLGEKLKISEKDGSLPKVVIPVHFAGQPCEMDKIHQLSIKYGFKIIEDASHSIGGKYRGEPIGNCKYSDITVFSFHPVKIITTGEGGMALTNDSELFAKMYRLRSHGITRDPSEMTHAPDGPWYYQQIDLGYNYRLTDIQAALGVSQLVRLKEFVEIRHSIADRYDALLANKPVIIPYRREDSYSGMHLYVIRLKLQEIEYTHAQIFERFRSSGILVNLHYIPVYRQPYFERMGFDRNDFPESEAYYKEAISIPIFPGLTEQQQHEIVKILMTPIGHQTLF; from the coding sequence ATGATTATCCCCTACGGAAAACAAAATATCTCCCAAGACGACATCGATTCGGTAGTCGCCGTTTTAAAATCGGATTTTTTAACGCAGGGGCCGATGGTTCCCAAGTTCGAACAAGGGGTTTCTAGTATCTGTGCCGCAAAACATGCCCTTGCGGTTAATAGTGCCACTTCCGCCCTTCATTTGGCTTGCTTGGCGTTGGGCGTTAGTGCGGGGGACCGGGTCTGGACAAGCCCCATAACGTTTGTCGCCAGTGCAAATTGCGCACTTTACTGCGGAGCTTCGGTAGATTTCGTCGATATAGATCCTCTAACCTACAATATGAGCGCGGATAAACTCGGCGAGAAACTGAAAATTTCCGAAAAGGATGGCTCGCTCCCTAAGGTCGTGATACCGGTCCATTTTGCCGGCCAACCCTGCGAAATGGACAAGATACATCAACTTTCCATTAAGTACGGATTTAAAATTATCGAAGATGCTTCTCACTCGATAGGCGGGAAATACAGGGGAGAACCGATCGGAAATTGTAAATACAGCGATATAACCGTGTTCAGCTTCCACCCCGTCAAGATCATCACGACGGGCGAAGGCGGAATGGCGTTGACAAACGATTCGGAGTTATTCGCTAAGATGTATCGACTAAGAAGTCACGGAATCACTAGGGACCCCTCGGAAATGACTCACGCTCCCGACGGACCTTGGTATTATCAGCAGATCGACTTGGGATATAACTATAGATTGACCGATATCCAGGCAGCGCTAGGAGTGAGTCAGTTGGTCAGGCTGAAAGAATTCGTCGAAATCAGACATTCTATCGCGGATAGATACGACGCGCTACTCGCTAATAAACCTGTTATCATTCCTTATCGTCGAGAAGACAGCTATTCAGGAATGCATTTATACGTTATTCGTTTGAAATTGCAGGAAATTGAATATACTCATGCTCAGATTTTCGAGCGTTTCCGAAGTTCCGGTATATTAGTAAATCTTCATTATATTCCCGTCTACAGGCAGCCTTATTTTGAAAGGATGGGTTTCGATAGGAATGATTTTCCCGAATCGGAAGCATATTATAAGGAAGCGATCAGCATACCGATCTTCCCCGGGCTGACGGAACAACAGCAGCATGAGATCGTAAAAATTCTGATGACTCCGATTGGACATCAAACCTTATTTTGA
- a CDS encoding ABC transporter ATP-binding protein encodes MKFNKIDEIPLVRLWGHLAPRRHRQFVLLLFMIVITSFTEILSIGAILPFLAVLTTPEKVFSLTEIRPFIEFWNFTSPNQLLLPLTFAFAGAALVAGAMRLLLLWLSTKLSFATGADLSIEIYKKTLNQPYSVHVSRNSSEIVTGIVSKANSVSGGIIQQVLILLSSAFILIAILLASIAITPVLAISTSLIFGILYVSVAYTFKRRLLSNGKVIADEQTIVMKSLQEGLGGIRDVLIDGTQSVYCEAYRRSDRRFRIAQGNNAFMGGSPRYTIEALAMALMAFFAYSLTFGEGGFSTVIPTLGALALGAQRMLPALQQAFQSWANLQSTEAILVDVLKLLDQKIPEAQNYENSPPLPFTEAIKGNDLYFQYTPDGPFVLKGIDFIVKKGTRVGFIGTTGSGKSTLLDIVMGLLEPTSGTLTVDGETVRYDTVRAWQKNISHVPQSIYLSDSTIIENIAFGIPPEQIDRQKALRAAKQAQISSHIESLKDAYDTIVGERGVRLSGGQRQRIGIARALYKEASVIVFDEATSALDNETEKAVMDAIEGLGKELTIIMIAHRISTVSKCDNIFEMKEGRIIREGRYDELFASKV; translated from the coding sequence ATGAAATTTAATAAAATAGATGAGATCCCGCTAGTTCGACTTTGGGGACATTTGGCCCCCAGGAGGCATAGACAATTCGTTTTACTTCTGTTCATGATCGTTATTACTTCGTTTACGGAGATTTTAAGCATCGGAGCAATCCTGCCTTTTTTGGCGGTTTTGACGACGCCTGAAAAGGTATTTTCTCTAACGGAAATACGACCTTTTATCGAATTCTGGAACTTTACATCACCAAACCAATTGCTTTTACCGTTAACTTTCGCATTTGCCGGAGCGGCACTCGTTGCGGGAGCCATGCGATTGCTGTTACTTTGGCTTAGCACGAAGCTTTCCTTTGCGACCGGGGCGGATCTGAGTATCGAAATTTATAAGAAGACTTTAAATCAACCGTATAGTGTTCATGTTTCTAGAAACAGCAGCGAAATCGTTACGGGAATCGTCTCGAAGGCAAACAGTGTATCCGGTGGAATCATTCAGCAGGTTTTAATCCTGTTGAGTTCCGCTTTTATTTTAATAGCGATTCTCTTAGCCTCCATTGCGATCACTCCCGTACTGGCGATTTCGACTTCCTTAATATTCGGTATTTTGTATGTAAGCGTCGCCTATACGTTCAAAAGGCGGCTACTTTCTAACGGAAAAGTGATCGCCGACGAACAGACCATCGTTATGAAATCGCTACAGGAAGGCTTAGGCGGAATTCGAGATGTTCTAATCGACGGTACACAGTCCGTGTATTGCGAAGCATACCGAAGATCCGATCGCCGTTTTCGTATTGCTCAGGGAAACAACGCATTTATGGGCGGAAGCCCGAGATACACGATAGAAGCTCTCGCGATGGCGTTGATGGCATTTTTTGCTTATAGTCTTACGTTCGGGGAGGGCGGATTTTCCACCGTCATTCCTACTTTGGGAGCACTTGCGTTGGGCGCGCAGAGAATGCTTCCGGCATTGCAGCAGGCTTTTCAATCTTGGGCTAATCTTCAGAGTACGGAAGCCATCTTGGTGGACGTATTAAAGTTGTTGGATCAAAAAATACCGGAGGCTCAGAATTACGAGAATTCTCCGCCTCTACCCTTTACTGAGGCGATTAAAGGAAACGATTTATATTTTCAATATACTCCCGATGGTCCCTTCGTTTTGAAAGGAATCGATTTCATTGTTAAAAAAGGGACTCGTGTCGGATTTATCGGCACGACCGGCAGCGGCAAAAGCACCCTACTGGATATAGTGATGGGACTATTGGAGCCCACTAGCGGTACATTGACTGTCGACGGTGAGACTGTCCGATACGATACGGTTCGCGCTTGGCAAAAAAACATCTCTCACGTTCCGCAAAGCATTTATCTTTCCGATTCCACCATCATCGAGAACATAGCGTTCGGAATTCCACCGGAACAGATAGATCGACAAAAAGCCTTACGGGCCGCCAAGCAAGCTCAGATATCTTCTCATATCGAGAGCTTAAAGGACGCTTATGATACGATCGTCGGAGAAAGAGGGGTTCGACTGTCCGGCGGCCAGAGGCAAAGAATCGGCATTGCTAGAGCACTTTATAAAGAAGCCTCCGTCATCGTTTTCGACGAGGCAACCAGCGCCCTTGATAACGAGACAGAAAAGGCGGTCATGGATGCCATCGAAGGATTAGGAAAGGAACTGACCATCATCATGATTGCGCATCGAATTTCCACCGTAAGCAAGTGCGATAATATATTCGAGATGAAAGAAGGTCGTATCATTCGTGAAGGTCGTTACGACGAATTGTTCGCGAGTAAGGTTTAA
- a CDS encoding alpha-ketoacid dehydrogenase subunit beta translates to MKRNIPFAKAINEAIHLAMEKNNSVICFGLGANDPKRIFGTTEGLVEKFGEERVFDMPTSENGMTGVGVGASLNGIRPIMIHQRLDFFLYAMDQVVNSAAKWYFMFGQKKSAPITIRLIIGHGWGQGPTHSQNLQSWFAHIPGLKVVMPTSADDAKGLLLSSVFDENPVIFLEHRWLHNVESEVPEGYYQTPIGKARIVREGKDITIVSYSYMTLEATHAAKVLEKYGVSCEIVDLRTIRPLDWETVFTSVEKTGKLLALDSSSPFSSIASEVVSRVCLDKFDKLKSPPLRLTQPDFASPSSFGLTKYYYRGAKEIAAEIAKSFGIEIHSEVLESLEKKPHDVPGDWFKGPF, encoded by the coding sequence ATGAAAAGAAATATACCCTTTGCCAAGGCGATAAACGAAGCGATTCACCTTGCGATGGAAAAAAACAACTCTGTCATTTGTTTCGGATTAGGAGCGAACGATCCCAAACGAATCTTCGGTACGACAGAAGGACTCGTAGAAAAATTCGGTGAAGAAAGGGTTTTCGACATGCCCACTTCCGAAAACGGGATGACGGGTGTCGGTGTCGGGGCCTCCCTCAACGGGATCCGTCCGATAATGATCCACCAACGCTTGGATTTTTTTCTTTATGCTATGGATCAGGTAGTGAATTCCGCCGCAAAATGGTACTTCATGTTCGGTCAAAAAAAATCCGCTCCGATTACGATCCGACTTATAATTGGGCACGGATGGGGTCAAGGCCCCACGCATTCCCAAAACCTTCAATCCTGGTTCGCCCACATTCCGGGACTCAAGGTTGTCATGCCGACTAGCGCCGACGATGCTAAAGGGTTGCTATTATCGTCCGTTTTCGACGAAAATCCGGTCATATTTCTGGAACATCGATGGCTGCATAACGTGGAGAGTGAGGTCCCCGAAGGTTATTATCAGACTCCGATCGGAAAGGCACGGATCGTTAGGGAAGGGAAGGATATTACGATAGTTTCATATTCCTATATGACTCTCGAAGCGACTCATGCCGCTAAAGTTTTGGAAAAATATGGCGTATCTTGCGAGATCGTGGATTTAAGAACGATTCGACCTCTGGATTGGGAAACGGTTTTTACCTCGGTGGAGAAGACGGGCAAATTATTAGCTCTCGATTCTTCCTCCCCATTCTCGTCGATAGCCAGCGAGGTCGTCTCGAGGGTTTGCCTGGATAAATTCGATAAATTAAAATCCCCTCCACTTCGTTTAACCCAACCTGATTTTGCATCCCCGTCCAGCTTTGGATTGACCAAGTATTATTATCGCGGAGCCAAGGAGATCGCGGCCGAGATCGCAAAATCGTTTGGAATCGAGATTCATAGCGAGGTTTTGGAATCGTTGGAGAAAAAGCCTCATGATGTTCCGGGAGACTGGTTCAAGGGGCCGTTCTGA